In one Chitinophaga sancti genomic region, the following are encoded:
- a CDS encoding VOC family protein: MRTINPWINFNGNAEAAFTFYQSVFGGEFGKIIRFKDLASDEFQVAENEANKIMRIALPIGAHNVLIGNDVPDFMGRVNENENRSKIVASAESREEADKIFNGLSEGGEVEGEIGDTPWGTYAGMFRDKYGIEWIVEFDPGL; encoded by the coding sequence ATGAGAACAATCAATCCATGGATTAACTTCAACGGCAATGCCGAGGCCGCATTCACTTTTTACCAATCAGTTTTTGGTGGTGAGTTCGGCAAGATCATCCGTTTTAAAGACCTGGCAAGTGATGAATTTCAGGTAGCCGAAAATGAGGCGAATAAAATTATGCGCATTGCATTACCAATAGGTGCGCATAATGTGCTAATTGGAAACGATGTACCTGATTTTATGGGCAGGGTAAATGAAAATGAAAACAGATCTAAGATAGTTGCAAGTGCCGAAAGTCGCGAAGAAGCTGACAAGATATTTAATGGTTTATCTGAAGGCGGAGAAGTGGAAGGAGAAATTGGTGATACGCCATGGGGCACATATGCTGGGATGTTCAGGGATAAATATGGGATTGAATGGATCGTAGAATTTGATCCGGGATTATAA
- a CDS encoding outer membrane beta-barrel protein gives MSFHKPVFVYLILFASFTAHAQQTGKIYGQLSDTVTHQQLKDAFITITKDNVIRKSFFADKSGGFSADNIPFGQYTLNISFQGLAPVKRAFTIDSEHNLVKMDTIFMFIRVRELDTVVILEPPIVVKKDTLEYNSSRFKTKEYAVLAELLKMLPGIQIRNDGTITINGQPVDQITVDGEPFFSGEPSMALEHLPAEIVKKIQVYATNIHNNMPGPPPQPGFPGNKTLNIVLKSDKRKGNFGKLGAGAGTGDTYTINGDLNHMNGSQQLSIVADAGNVDKEKNGTDPVQQNNGIRRVMNGGLNYRDSRNATLKYNGSYLANDTRSEVASRSQTLIIYPGDSSTSLSQSNNGVNQMRSHRFNGKIDYNPDDRTTLSIIPMMNLNSADNTSFQESTQHYANTGTQIYQSSGTSSGKSNNTQLSSNFQLTRRGTKIGELLIANLNIRNTENTHNSLNETVTAYTSFSKNVHQLTDNKSGSFNVGTNAMYTKPLGKNYNFTAQGSYGFNKDNNIYNTYKFNNANGHYDQLDPTQSNNFTSNYHSGIAQASIRGQAGILNITLGAGLQGDWLLANNVSEHTQFSRHFINLLPQALLSLSPKNGKNLMLGYNGKPISISIQQLQPVTVTSDSLFIQEGNPDLKQPYTHTFNMSYNAIKIGTMRLFTISMSASFTEHSIAQSGTLLANGAQLSKPVNLEGTRSANLTLNYATSALSGKLIFNITGAAVYSKNPVLSNGVRNDSRTFMTNSDLTCTYNNQKGWDLSLSVEPGYNIMSTSSGVSTRYFQTGINGKGLYSWKNLESGLTWYYNYNSSLPADYQPDFPVLSPVVRYRFLKSKALQAAITCVDLLNQQSGASRTVSASEIADSWSKTRGRYLLFSLTYNFRHFK, from the coding sequence ATGAGTTTTCATAAGCCCGTATTTGTTTACCTGATATTATTTGCCTCCTTTACAGCACACGCACAACAAACCGGCAAAATATATGGCCAGCTGTCTGATACCGTTACCCATCAGCAGCTCAAAGATGCTTTTATTACTATCACAAAAGATAATGTTATCAGAAAGTCCTTTTTCGCCGATAAAAGCGGTGGTTTCAGTGCTGATAATATTCCTTTTGGCCAGTACACCTTAAATATCTCTTTCCAGGGCCTGGCCCCTGTAAAAAGGGCGTTTACCATTGATAGTGAACACAACCTGGTAAAGATGGATACCATCTTTATGTTCATACGGGTAAGAGAACTGGACACCGTTGTTATACTGGAGCCTCCTATCGTTGTGAAGAAGGATACCCTGGAATATAATTCCAGTCGCTTTAAGACGAAAGAATATGCTGTGCTGGCAGAACTACTTAAAATGCTTCCTGGTATCCAGATCCGGAACGATGGTACTATTACCATCAATGGTCAGCCTGTAGACCAGATCACAGTAGATGGAGAACCGTTCTTTTCCGGCGAACCATCCATGGCGCTTGAACACCTGCCAGCAGAGATCGTGAAAAAAATACAGGTATATGCTACCAACATCCATAACAATATGCCCGGGCCACCGCCCCAGCCGGGATTTCCGGGTAACAAAACCCTGAACATTGTATTAAAATCGGATAAAAGAAAAGGAAACTTCGGTAAGCTAGGCGCTGGTGCCGGCACGGGTGATACCTACACCATCAACGGAGATCTGAATCATATGAATGGTAGTCAGCAATTGTCCATTGTTGCAGATGCAGGTAATGTTGACAAAGAGAAAAACGGCACCGATCCGGTACAACAAAACAATGGCATCAGGAGGGTTATGAACGGCGGTTTGAACTACCGCGACAGCCGTAATGCTACGCTCAAATATAATGGTAGCTACCTGGCAAATGATACCCGGAGCGAAGTAGCATCCAGGTCTCAAACGCTCATTATATACCCCGGAGACTCCTCTACTTCCCTTAGCCAGTCTAACAATGGTGTGAACCAAATGCGCTCACACCGTTTTAACGGGAAGATAGATTACAATCCGGATGATCGGACCACCCTCAGTATAATCCCGATGATGAATCTGAATAGTGCTGATAATACCAGTTTTCAAGAAAGTACCCAACACTATGCAAACACCGGCACACAGATCTATCAATCATCCGGAACGAGTAGTGGTAAAAGTAATAACACCCAGCTAAGTTCAAATTTTCAGCTAACCCGTCGGGGTACAAAAATAGGGGAACTACTCATAGCGAACCTGAACATACGTAATACTGAAAATACACATAACTCGCTGAATGAAACCGTGACAGCATATACATCCTTCAGCAAAAATGTTCATCAGCTGACGGACAATAAGAGTGGTAGCTTCAATGTTGGAACGAATGCGATGTATACCAAACCACTGGGTAAGAATTATAATTTCACAGCACAGGGTAGTTATGGTTTTAATAAAGACAATAACATTTATAACACCTATAAATTCAATAATGCTAACGGACATTATGACCAGTTGGACCCAACCCAGAGTAATAACTTCACCAGCAACTATCACAGTGGTATAGCACAAGCTTCCATCAGGGGGCAGGCAGGCATACTGAATATTACTTTGGGTGCAGGGCTGCAGGGCGACTGGCTGCTGGCAAATAATGTAAGTGAACATACGCAGTTTTCCCGTCACTTCATCAACCTGCTACCGCAGGCTTTATTGAGTCTCAGCCCTAAAAACGGGAAAAACCTGATGCTGGGTTATAACGGCAAACCAATTTCGATCTCCATCCAGCAATTACAGCCAGTGACCGTAACATCGGATTCTCTCTTCATACAGGAAGGAAATCCTGATTTGAAGCAACCATATACCCACACCTTTAATATGAGCTATAATGCCATTAAAATAGGTACTATGCGGCTCTTTACTATCAGCATGAGTGCCAGCTTTACGGAACATAGCATTGCCCAATCAGGCACCTTGCTGGCTAATGGAGCTCAACTCAGTAAACCCGTGAACCTGGAAGGCACACGGAGCGCCAACCTCACACTTAATTACGCCACATCTGCATTATCGGGCAAGCTGATATTTAATATAACGGGAGCTGCAGTCTATTCAAAAAATCCCGTTTTAAGCAATGGTGTCCGGAATGATAGTCGTACATTCATGACCAATAGTGATCTTACCTGTACCTATAATAACCAGAAAGGCTGGGATCTAAGTCTTAGTGTAGAACCGGGGTATAACATTATGTCGACCAGTAGTGGAGTAAGCACCAGGTATTTTCAGACAGGCATTAACGGTAAAGGACTTTATTCCTGGAAAAACCTGGAAAGCGGATTGACCTGGTATTACAACTACAATAGCAGCCTACCCGCGGATTACCAGCCTGACTTTCCGGTCCTTTCTCCGGTAGTACGTTACCGCTTCTTAAAAAGCAAGGCCTTGCAGGCGGCAATAACCTGTGTGGATCTGTTGAATCAGCAGTCTGGTGCCAGCAGAACCGTGAGCGCTTCGGAGATAGCTGATTCCTGGAGCAAGACGAGAGGACGCTATTTATTATTCAGTTTAACGTATAATTTCAGACATTTCAAATAA
- a CDS encoding TonB-dependent receptor domain-containing protein: protein MKIPLALFFSFLFTCSMSVAQSRKVSVSVIDQGLKTVLAGIQAQSHYNIIYSDDVVQDGIKVSLSITDAPVSEVLRRLLKPHRLTYKLSANDMIVIFKDTLAINGHRISGSVTDQQGNPMIAAGIILQLKSDSTIVKTALSDDKGEFILSDIKEGHYYLQATYVTYVPFVKEINVNNSDLALGRIILVEGNKVLKSVEVVGKKAFIEQQIDRVVVNVHSLISNEGANALEVLAKSPGVLVDENGSITFKGKSGVMVLIDDKPTYLSSENLATYLKSLPASALDKIELMSNPPAKYDAAGNAGLINIRTRSTKVTGFHATISGSAGQAVYPRHSENINMNYRVNKVNLFANAGYNERKGYRKLDLQRNYFDEGNRPLSVFKQRSYFIPVNKNPTIKGGVDFYASARTTVGMLLNWSSTNEKENNPVLSSLYNGQGVLDSSINADNNTNSKFTNTGVNLNYSHKFDSLGRTLTADFDYVGYRSKNSQSFLNKTFNPSGDLIFLQHITNSLPANIDIYAAKGDYTYPLKKGGKVEAGIKGSYVNTDNEARYFNVVDKNEIFDETRSNHFFYKEKIAAGYLNFNKDYHRLAIQLGLRAENTNAHGHQTGNSVQADSAFTQTYLSIFPTAYLSYKLDSSGDHKLNASYGRRIGRAYYQDLNPFITIIDKFTYFAGNPFLKPQFSSNYELTYSYKSTFNTTLLYNYSSNIQTETIEQAGNIFISRPGNIGKKEYVGITVYLSLQPVKWWTFNVYNEGIYVHYKGNLYSSDLSKGKAYWYGSITSQFTFGKGWSAELSGYYITSTLMGQFVSIPTGQVGAGVQKKILKDKGSVYVNGRDVFHTLSPSGKITNIPGATSNYHNYLDTQIVTVGFTYSFGKLVTNQEKRQTGSAESEESRVKK, encoded by the coding sequence ATGAAGATCCCATTGGCCTTATTTTTTTCCTTTTTGTTTACGTGTAGCATGAGTGTTGCCCAAAGCAGAAAGGTGTCTGTATCAGTCATTGACCAAGGCCTTAAAACAGTACTGGCAGGTATCCAGGCGCAGAGCCATTATAATATTATTTACAGCGATGATGTAGTACAGGATGGAATAAAGGTAAGCCTTTCAATAACTGATGCCCCTGTTAGTGAAGTGCTTCGTCGGTTGCTGAAACCGCATCGCTTAACGTATAAATTGTCTGCGAATGATATGATTGTGATTTTTAAAGATACCCTTGCAATAAATGGCCATCGTATCAGTGGCAGCGTAACTGACCAGCAAGGTAATCCTATGATAGCAGCCGGTATCATCCTGCAACTTAAATCGGACAGTACGATTGTAAAAACAGCATTGTCGGATGATAAAGGCGAATTTATATTATCAGACATCAAAGAAGGGCATTATTATCTACAGGCGACCTATGTGACCTATGTTCCCTTTGTAAAAGAAATAAATGTAAACAACAGCGATCTGGCTTTGGGCAGGATAATACTGGTGGAAGGTAATAAAGTTCTGAAATCAGTAGAGGTAGTAGGTAAAAAGGCCTTTATTGAACAACAGATCGATCGTGTGGTGGTGAATGTACACAGTCTTATCTCCAATGAAGGTGCAAATGCATTGGAAGTGTTAGCAAAGTCTCCGGGAGTGTTAGTCGATGAAAATGGTAGCATTACTTTTAAAGGAAAGTCTGGCGTGATGGTATTAATCGATGATAAGCCTACTTATCTTTCGTCAGAAAATCTGGCCACGTATCTGAAATCCCTACCTGCATCGGCCCTTGATAAAATAGAGTTAATGTCCAATCCACCGGCAAAGTACGATGCAGCCGGTAATGCAGGACTAATAAATATACGCACACGCAGTACGAAAGTAACTGGATTCCATGCCACTATCTCCGGTTCTGCGGGGCAGGCAGTCTATCCCCGTCACAGTGAGAATATCAATATGAATTATCGGGTCAATAAGGTTAATTTATTTGCAAATGCGGGGTATAATGAACGCAAAGGTTACAGAAAACTTGATCTGCAACGCAATTATTTTGATGAAGGAAATAGACCTTTGTCAGTATTCAAACAAAGGTCCTATTTCATACCTGTAAATAAAAATCCAACAATAAAAGGCGGGGTGGATTTTTATGCTTCGGCCAGGACAACAGTAGGAATGTTGCTGAACTGGTCTTCTACTAATGAGAAGGAGAATAATCCGGTATTGAGTTCATTGTATAATGGTCAGGGCGTGCTCGATAGTTCCATTAATGCGGATAATAATACAAACAGTAAATTTACGAATACAGGTGTCAATCTGAATTACAGCCATAAATTCGATTCTCTTGGAAGAACCTTGACGGCTGACTTTGATTATGTAGGGTATAGATCAAAAAATAGCCAGTCATTTCTGAATAAAACTTTCAATCCATCCGGTGATTTAATTTTCTTACAGCATATAACGAACAGCCTTCCGGCTAATATTGATATATATGCTGCTAAAGGTGATTATACATATCCTCTGAAGAAAGGGGGAAAGGTGGAGGCTGGCATAAAAGGTAGTTACGTAAATACTGATAATGAAGCACGCTATTTCAATGTAGTGGACAAAAATGAAATCTTTGATGAAACCCGCAGCAACCATTTTTTTTACAAAGAGAAAATTGCTGCTGGCTATCTGAATTTCAATAAAGACTATCATCGTTTAGCAATTCAGCTTGGATTGAGAGCAGAAAACACGAATGCACATGGGCATCAGACAGGTAATTCAGTGCAGGCTGATTCGGCTTTTACACAAACCTATCTTAGTATTTTTCCCACTGCCTATCTTTCATACAAGCTTGATTCCAGTGGTGATCATAAACTGAATGCATCCTATGGCCGCCGTATTGGCCGGGCTTATTACCAGGATCTGAACCCGTTTATTACCATCATCGACAAGTTCACTTATTTCGCAGGTAATCCATTTCTGAAGCCGCAATTTTCCAGTAATTATGAGTTGACCTATAGCTATAAAAGTACTTTTAATACGACTTTATTATACAATTACAGTAGTAATATTCAAACGGAAACTATTGAGCAGGCAGGCAATATTTTCATCAGTCGCCCGGGTAATATTGGTAAAAAGGAATACGTAGGTATTACCGTCTATCTCTCCCTGCAACCAGTAAAGTGGTGGACTTTTAATGTCTATAACGAGGGCATATACGTGCATTATAAGGGGAATTTGTATAGCAGCGATCTGAGTAAGGGAAAGGCATACTGGTATGGAAGTATTACCAGCCAGTTTACCTTCGGTAAAGGGTGGTCTGCAGAACTGAGTGGGTACTACATTACCAGCACTTTGATGGGACAGTTTGTAAGTATTCCTACAGGACAGGTGGGTGCTGGTGTGCAAAAGAAAATATTAAAAGATAAGGGAAGTGTTTATGTCAATGGTCGTGACGTGTTCCATACACTCTCCCCTAGTGGTAAGATCACGAATATTCCGGGTGCCACTTCGAATTATCATAATTACCTGGATACACAGATTGTTACGGTTGGGTTTACTTATAGCTTCGGTAAGTTGGTGACCAATCAGGAAAAACGGCAAACAGGGAGTGCAGAGAGCGAAGAGAGCAGGGTGAAGAAATAG
- a CDS encoding FecR family protein, translating into MDQDHFILLYTKKLTGEISPEEETQLHQVMSANEDLRLLAMELDRLQPQSTTTLHVDMRLNEVWAEIRAQEQPAEIKPLKHVQLLWMKVAAGFLLMLTVGGALLYYADKPAAAYTTIAASAEKIFQVLPDGTKVWLNRSSQIKYNYGANKREIFLTGEAFFDVAANAAVPMQIHVRNIDVQVLGTAFNIDAYENSKHIEVTLVNGSVEVVSREKQARKVLLNNSKKLIIPVETTTVVAEKDDWKITPLQDLRPGEIRWASDTLVFRKQPMIELAAQLELKYGVKIVIHNPHLKTVRFSGTLVDASLQDALEALKLSDPFTYTIDNNIVNIH; encoded by the coding sequence ATGGACCAGGATCATTTTATATTACTATATACAAAGAAACTAACGGGCGAAATCTCCCCGGAGGAGGAAACGCAGTTACACCAGGTAATGTCTGCCAATGAAGACCTGCGGCTTTTGGCAATGGAGCTGGACCGGCTTCAACCCCAAAGCACTACTACTCTCCATGTAGATATGCGTTTAAATGAAGTCTGGGCTGAGATAAGAGCACAGGAGCAGCCCGCTGAAATCAAGCCGCTGAAGCATGTTCAATTGCTGTGGATGAAAGTAGCAGCCGGGTTCTTGCTGATGCTGACAGTTGGAGGTGCATTATTATACTATGCTGATAAGCCGGCTGCTGCATATACTACTATTGCTGCCAGCGCTGAGAAAATATTCCAGGTTTTACCGGATGGCACAAAGGTTTGGTTAAACCGATCCTCACAGATAAAGTATAACTACGGAGCGAATAAAAGGGAGATTTTCCTCACCGGCGAAGCCTTTTTTGATGTTGCCGCCAATGCAGCTGTACCCATGCAGATACATGTGCGTAATATCGATGTGCAGGTATTGGGCACCGCATTCAATATCGATGCCTATGAAAATAGTAAACATATAGAAGTAACGCTGGTAAATGGAAGCGTAGAAGTGGTAAGCCGTGAAAAACAGGCTCGCAAAGTGTTATTGAATAATAGCAAAAAGTTGATCATCCCGGTAGAAACAACGACTGTTGTTGCTGAAAAAGATGATTGGAAAATAACTCCACTGCAGGATCTCAGACCTGGCGAAATCAGGTGGGCAAGCGATACGCTTGTATTCAGGAAGCAACCTATGATTGAGCTTGCCGCTCAGCTAGAATTAAAATATGGTGTGAAGATCGTAATTCACAACCCTCACCTGAAGACAGTTCGCTTCAGCGGAACACTTGTAGATGCAAGTTTGCAGGATGCTTTGGAGGCTTTGAAGTTGTCTGACCCATTCACCTATACGATAGATAATAATATAGTTAATATACATTAA
- a CDS encoding RNA polymerase sigma-70 factor — protein sequence MVKPVRSLSTIFHDISSGKEPAFNELFTAYYEKLILFAKYYVKQKEIAEELVSAFFVRLWLKRAQLSTVGNPAGFLYSGVKNAALNHIRDQQKHNIMIREQEAGELFQFPENSDAAKTVDQKELQEQLRKAIAALPEQRQLIFRLVKEDGLKCKEVATLLDLSVRTIENQVYHALKSLSATIRSYLGYLPK from the coding sequence ATGGTTAAGCCAGTAAGGTCCTTATCAACCATTTTTCACGACATTAGCTCCGGCAAAGAACCCGCCTTCAATGAGCTATTTACAGCGTATTATGAAAAATTGATACTTTTTGCAAAGTATTACGTGAAGCAAAAGGAAATTGCAGAAGAGCTTGTTTCTGCGTTCTTTGTCAGGCTCTGGCTAAAAAGAGCACAATTATCAACCGTTGGCAATCCTGCCGGCTTCTTATACAGTGGTGTCAAAAATGCGGCTTTAAACCATATCAGGGATCAACAAAAACACAATATAATGATCAGAGAGCAGGAAGCCGGCGAACTGTTTCAATTCCCCGAAAATAGCGATGCTGCTAAAACAGTTGATCAAAAAGAACTGCAAGAGCAACTTAGGAAGGCGATTGCAGCCCTGCCTGAACAACGCCAGCTAATATTCCGCCTGGTCAAAGAGGATGGTCTGAAATGTAAGGAAGTGGCTACCCTTCTTGACCTTTCTGTGCGAACCATTGAAAACCAGGTATATCACGCATTGAAATCCCTTTCTGCAACCATAAGATCCTACCTGGGATATCTTCCCAAATAA
- a CDS encoding DUF6915 family protein has protein sequence MNYWKHSLLSAKKFNGHANDYLAVHKFMDASKLFYYHMKHRVLLHNTYGIELCIRKFGETLVNADQQTILIRDIAAEHCREDLMGFVPTLNNWFTYTDDALADLINPVNPADTLLKEFVFLPLVMSGLPASLIITHSNFGVYLVKEMMGIDYALEWASHLEGANIVELLKFVKLTEKWQHTPDIKQIKKLEDERI, from the coding sequence ATGAATTACTGGAAACACAGCCTCCTTTCCGCTAAGAAGTTCAATGGCCATGCAAATGACTACCTCGCAGTGCATAAATTCATGGACGCCAGTAAGCTTTTTTACTACCACATGAAACACCGGGTATTACTGCACAATACCTATGGCATAGAACTCTGCATCCGGAAGTTTGGAGAAACACTGGTAAATGCTGACCAGCAAACGATCCTGATAAGAGACATCGCCGCGGAACACTGCCGGGAAGATCTGATGGGATTTGTACCTACCTTAAATAACTGGTTTACCTATACTGACGATGCATTGGCTGATTTGATTAACCCTGTAAATCCGGCAGACACATTATTGAAAGAATTTGTATTCCTCCCCCTTGTTATGTCCGGATTACCAGCTAGCCTGATCATTACGCACAGCAACTTTGGTGTTTACTTAGTAAAGGAAATGATGGGCATTGACTATGCGCTGGAATGGGCCAGCCACCTGGAGGGCGCAAACATTGTTGAACTATTGAAGTTCGTGAAGTTAACAGAAAAGTGGCAACACACCCCAGATATTAAACAAATAAAAAAACTTGAAGATGAACGCATTTAA
- a CDS encoding PorP/SprF family type IX secretion system membrane protein produces MSLQKYICLFLLGGLCMAHESKAQTLGNSQSLLEPSGTQYFQNQYLANPAMAGLETGMRLNAAYRRQLGGIIGAPVTAFASGDWQVNNRVGVGAQVMSDKAGLIDRTRVAMTYAYRIPLGLNEQQLHFGLSAVWNVQRLDEKAINGNTNDPSIGAFNRRDNYFEAEFGMAYTDRHLNVQAALPNVRNLFTGNNLGVDGGGLFYTAVSYKFLPETDEITSIEPKLAYRGVKGYDNILDAGLNVSFLNNVANIMGMYHSSKSVTFGIGVNAWEKVAVQAMYTTQTGGIKTYVDGAFEIGATIRLFK; encoded by the coding sequence ATGAGCTTACAGAAATATATATGCTTATTCTTACTTGGAGGTCTTTGCATGGCCCATGAAAGTAAGGCACAGACATTAGGTAATTCTCAGTCATTGCTGGAACCATCCGGTACACAATATTTCCAGAACCAGTACCTGGCCAACCCGGCCATGGCTGGTCTGGAAACAGGAATGCGCCTCAATGCGGCCTACCGTCGTCAGTTGGGTGGTATCATCGGTGCACCGGTAACAGCTTTTGCCTCCGGCGATTGGCAGGTGAATAACCGGGTAGGAGTAGGTGCCCAGGTGATGAGCGATAAAGCAGGTTTGATAGATCGTACCCGTGTTGCGATGACCTATGCTTACCGCATTCCCCTGGGATTGAATGAACAACAGTTACATTTTGGTTTATCGGCTGTATGGAATGTACAGCGCCTGGATGAAAAGGCAATAAATGGAAATACAAATGATCCTTCTATTGGCGCATTCAACCGCAGGGATAACTATTTCGAAGCAGAATTCGGGATGGCTTATACTGATAGACATCTGAATGTACAGGCTGCATTACCGAATGTTCGTAACCTGTTCACAGGAAATAACCTGGGTGTAGATGGCGGTGGTCTCTTTTATACGGCAGTATCTTATAAATTCCTGCCTGAGACTGATGAAATTACTTCCATCGAACCTAAGCTGGCATATAGAGGTGTGAAAGGATATGACAATATCCTGGATGCCGGATTGAATGTAAGTTTCCTGAACAATGTTGCGAATATTATGGGCATGTACCATAGTTCTAAAAGTGTCACGTTTGGAATCGGTGTAAATGCCTGGGAGAAGGTGGCTGTGCAAGCTATGTACACGACGCAGACAGGAGGGATTAAGACGTATGTGGATGGCGCGTTTGAGATAGGGGCAACCATAAGGCTCTTTAAATAA